One part of the Nostoc sp. PCC 7120 = FACHB-418 genome encodes these proteins:
- a CDS encoding ROK family protein, with protein sequence MKLTLALDFGGTKLAAGLVNADSREWLRYERRFSPINGDANTDLAIMRSLIHSLLQGATPVAIGVSFGGPVDATTGTVRLSHHVPGWENIPLKSLLEKEFGVTTSVDNDANVAALGEQHFGAGQGYDSLFYITISTGVGGGWILNGKPWRGAVGMAGEIGHIVVEPAGPMCLCGKRGCVERLASGPYMAQNAKDILENQPEREDGQILRNLVGNNLNLLTGQLISEAAIKGDHLAQAVLQKSAWALGVGIGNVANLINPQRFILGGSVTKAGETWWTVLQETARFTALPEVPLEIVPAALADDAPLWGAVALAQNL encoded by the coding sequence ATGAAATTAACTTTAGCGCTGGATTTTGGGGGAACGAAGCTAGCAGCAGGGTTAGTAAATGCTGATTCTAGAGAATGGTTGCGTTATGAACGTCGCTTTTCCCCAATTAATGGCGATGCTAACACAGACTTGGCAATTATGCGATCGCTCATTCACTCCTTACTCCAAGGTGCAACTCCCGTCGCCATTGGTGTTAGCTTCGGCGGCCCCGTAGACGCAACCACTGGGACTGTCAGACTATCTCATCACGTCCCTGGCTGGGAAAATATTCCCCTCAAAAGCTTGCTAGAGAAAGAGTTTGGTGTAACTACCAGTGTAGACAACGATGCCAACGTTGCGGCTTTAGGCGAACAGCACTTTGGCGCAGGCCAAGGATACGATAGCCTGTTTTACATTACCATCAGCACTGGTGTGGGTGGCGGGTGGATACTCAACGGTAAACCTTGGCGGGGTGCAGTTGGGATGGCTGGTGAAATTGGCCATATAGTTGTAGAACCTGCTGGGCCTATGTGTTTATGTGGTAAGCGTGGATGCGTAGAACGTTTAGCATCAGGGCCTTATATGGCGCAAAATGCCAAAGATATTTTAGAAAATCAACCAGAACGGGAAGACGGACAAATACTCAGAAATTTGGTAGGGAATAACTTAAATTTACTCACAGGTCAACTAATCAGCGAAGCGGCTATAAAAGGAGATCATCTAGCTCAAGCTGTTTTGCAAAAATCTGCTTGGGCTTTAGGTGTAGGTATCGGTAACGTAGCTAATCTCATTAACCCCCAACGTTTTATTTTAGGTGGTAGCGTCACCAAAGCAGGGGAAACTTGGTGGACTGTATTACAAGAAACAGCCAGATTCACAGCATTACCAGAAGTACCATTGGAAATCGTGCCGGCAGCATTAGCCGACGATGCACCATTATGGGGTGCTGTAGCTTTAGCCCAAAATCTTTAA
- a CDS encoding ComEC/Rec2 family competence protein, whose product MIQTSGVIICLGYILGLLFTAVPGSGVWILVLGIVCAVFLRRGAKPQRLLQKSANDVVSNSLLLTPLPRVWLIAGLVGLLASFYFQWRVPQPTATDISKFVSSDSNNQEQLVIVRGEVASNPRLTRSQRGQFWLQVSQLDEVRNQKDTKETQKGASGKLYVTVPILKATGLHPGQEIAVTGVLYKPKAASNPGAFDFKKYLEREGTFAGLMGRQINILDEEEQWGWWQIRERIVRSQVMGLDIPEGPLVSAMVLGSKAVDLPYDIRDLFVQAGLAHALAASGFQTSLILSVILQLTKRAKKVTQVSLGALALIIFLSLTGFQPAVLRAVIMGFAALVGLALDRKVKQLGSLLLAATILLVFNPLWIWDLGFQLSFLATLGLVVSVPAITSFLGWIPPAIASLISVPLAATIWTLPLQLFVFGVVPAYSLLLNIITTPLISIISIGGIISAMFALILSGAGSFVAGFLHYPTDWLIKLVEIFSQLPGNSLIVGSISTWQLLAIYGLVFLVWLVNWWQKRWWFAGLMAIGLVLFPAWHSASTLSRVTVLEAGAEPVVVVQDRGTVTLINSGDEGTGRFTILPFLQQQGVNQIDWAIATDFQRNNNDAWLEVLQRLAIKNFYAYATNKENSLADQAIPQILQKQKGIYQLLPVGQTINLGSTVAQLINEQPMMQLQMLGQSWLLVGDVEPKEVERIMKAGGWPSPQVLWCNAESLKDLVMMLKPQVAIASSGSLESTVLSELSKTSTKVFVTAQDGAIQWMPNGEFESFTQVSESKSSVL is encoded by the coding sequence ATGATTCAAACTAGTGGTGTCATTATCTGCCTTGGCTACATTTTAGGATTGTTATTTACGGCAGTTCCGGGGAGTGGAGTGTGGATTTTAGTCTTAGGAATTGTGTGTGCAGTCTTTTTGAGAAGAGGGGCAAAACCACAACGACTTCTACAAAAATCAGCAAATGATGTAGTGTCTAATAGTTTACTCCTAACTCCGCTTCCACGAGTGTGGTTAATTGCTGGGTTGGTGGGGTTGTTAGCAAGTTTTTATTTTCAATGGCGTGTACCTCAACCAACAGCAACGGATATTAGTAAATTTGTCTCATCAGATAGCAATAATCAAGAACAACTGGTGATTGTGCGTGGGGAAGTCGCTAGTAATCCTCGCTTGACTCGCAGCCAAAGGGGGCAATTTTGGTTGCAAGTATCTCAGTTAGATGAAGTGAGAAATCAGAAAGATACGAAAGAAACTCAAAAAGGGGCGAGTGGTAAGTTATATGTAACTGTGCCTATACTCAAGGCTACTGGTTTACATCCTGGGCAAGAAATTGCGGTGACAGGGGTGTTGTATAAACCGAAGGCTGCATCAAACCCTGGGGCTTTTGATTTTAAAAAGTATCTGGAGCGGGAGGGGACATTTGCTGGCTTGATGGGACGGCAGATTAATATTTTGGATGAAGAGGAACAATGGGGATGGTGGCAAATTCGAGAACGGATTGTGCGATCGCAAGTTATGGGGTTAGATATACCAGAAGGGCCTCTTGTCAGTGCAATGGTGCTGGGTAGCAAAGCTGTTGATTTACCCTACGATATCCGCGATTTATTTGTACAAGCAGGATTAGCCCATGCTTTGGCAGCTTCAGGGTTTCAAACTTCACTGATTTTAAGTGTCATTTTACAGCTAACTAAGCGGGCAAAAAAGGTGACTCAGGTTAGCCTGGGTGCGTTGGCTTTGATTATTTTCCTGAGTTTAACGGGATTTCAGCCTGCTGTACTTAGGGCTGTGATTATGGGTTTTGCTGCTTTGGTGGGCTTGGCATTAGATAGGAAAGTGAAACAGTTGGGTTCACTGTTATTAGCCGCCACTATATTATTAGTATTTAATCCTTTGTGGATTTGGGATTTAGGTTTTCAGTTAAGTTTTTTAGCGACTTTGGGATTAGTGGTGAGTGTCCCGGCGATTACTAGTTTTTTGGGTTGGATTCCCCCAGCGATCGCCTCTTTGATTTCCGTTCCTCTGGCTGCTACAATTTGGACTCTACCGTTGCAACTATTCGTGTTTGGGGTTGTGCCTGCTTATAGTTTGCTACTAAATATTATTACCACACCGTTAATCTCAATTATTAGCATTGGTGGAATTATCAGCGCGATGTTTGCATTAATCTTGTCTGGTGCTGGTAGCTTTGTGGCAGGTTTTCTCCACTATCCCACTGATTGGTTAATTAAATTAGTCGAAATTTTCAGCCAGTTACCAGGGAATTCATTGATTGTAGGTAGCATCTCAACTTGGCAGTTATTGGCAATTTATGGACTAGTTTTCCTGGTTTGGTTAGTAAACTGGTGGCAGAAACGCTGGTGGTTTGCAGGTTTAATGGCTATTGGCTTGGTTTTATTTCCCGCTTGGCATTCTGCAAGTACGTTATCGCGGGTTACGGTATTAGAAGCTGGGGCAGAACCTGTGGTGGTTGTGCAAGATAGAGGTACAGTTACTTTAATTAATAGTGGGGATGAGGGTACAGGACGCTTTACGATTTTACCCTTTTTACAGCAGCAAGGTGTGAATCAAATTGATTGGGCGATCGCTACTGATTTTCAACGCAATAATAATGATGCTTGGTTAGAAGTTCTGCAACGTTTGGCAATTAAAAACTTTTACGCCTACGCTACCAATAAGGAAAATTCTCTAGCAGATCAAGCCATACCTCAAATCTTACAAAAGCAAAAGGGCATTTATCAACTTTTACCTGTTGGGCAAACTATTAATCTTGGTTCTACGGTAGCCCAATTAATCAACGAACAACCAATGATGCAGTTGCAAATGTTAGGCCAGAGTTGGTTATTGGTGGGGGATGTGGAACCGAAAGAGGTAGAAAGAATTATGAAAGCTGGAGGTTGGCCTAGTCCTCAAGTTTTGTGGTGTAATGCTGAGTCTTTAAAGGATTTAGTCATGATGCTCAAACCGCAGGTGGCGATCGCTTCTTCTGGTAGTCTTGAGAGTACGGTCTTATCTGAACTCAGTAAAACATCAACTAAAGTTTTCGTGACAGCCCAAGATGGGGCTATTCAATGGATGCCCAATGGTGAGTTTGAATCGTTTACTCAGGTGTCTGAGAGTAAGTCTTCCGTTTTGTAA
- a CDS encoding DUF4079 domain-containing protein, with protein MVNWSEVLEPIAAWFRSLGVPEVIVHWGHPLMMAIVIFILGSYVAWAGWRGKWLEETDKDGAMKNRIAHRQLAPLLFLFLAGGYTGGVLSLVMQHKPLFESPHFWTGSLVLVLLLINGGISLSGFGGDKKILRAAHAYLGSVAIAILFVHAVLGFNLGISL; from the coding sequence ATGGTGAATTGGAGTGAAGTTTTAGAACCGATTGCGGCTTGGTTTCGTTCTTTGGGGGTTCCTGAAGTGATTGTACATTGGGGACATCCTTTGATGATGGCGATTGTGATTTTTATTTTGGGTAGTTATGTTGCTTGGGCTGGTTGGCGGGGTAAGTGGCTGGAGGAGACAGATAAGGATGGGGCAATGAAGAATCGAATTGCTCATAGACAACTAGCGCCTTTGCTGTTTTTATTTTTGGCTGGTGGTTATACAGGTGGGGTGTTGTCTTTGGTGATGCAGCATAAACCACTATTTGAAAGTCCTCACTTTTGGACTGGTTCCCTTGTGTTGGTACTGTTACTCATTAATGGGGGAATTTCCTTGAGTGGATTTGGTGGTGATAAAAAAATTTTACGGGCAGCTCATGCTTATTTGGGCAGTGTGGCGATCGCTATCTTATTTGTCCATGCTGTTCTAGGCTTTAATTTGGGTATTTCTCTGTGA
- the glyQ gene encoding glycine--tRNA ligase subunit alpha, which translates to MNFQSVIATLHQFWAERGCLIAQPYDIEKGAGTKNPHTFLRALGPEPWAVAYIEPCRRPTDGRYGENPNRFQHYYQYQVLIKPSPDNIQDIYLDSLRALGIRPEDHDIRFVEDNWEDATVGAWGTGWEVWLDGMEITQFTYFQQCGGIDCRPVSIEITYGLERLAMYLQEVEAITKIHWTDDITYGDVFLQNEIEQSTYNFEASNPELLLTLFNLYEQEASQLTERGLVLPSLDYVMKCSHTFNLLDARGVISVTERTRYIARIRHLARKVANLYVEQREKLGFPLLKNVPVAR; encoded by the coding sequence ATGAATTTTCAATCGGTAATAGCTACGTTGCATCAGTTCTGGGCTGAACGGGGTTGTTTGATTGCCCAGCCTTATGATATTGAGAAGGGTGCAGGAACAAAAAATCCCCACACGTTTTTAAGGGCGTTGGGGCCGGAACCTTGGGCTGTAGCTTATATTGAACCGTGTCGTCGTCCTACCGATGGGCGTTATGGCGAGAATCCAAATCGTTTCCAACATTATTATCAGTACCAAGTTTTGATTAAGCCATCGCCAGATAATATTCAGGATATTTATCTTGATTCGTTGCGGGCTTTGGGTATTCGACCAGAAGACCATGATATTCGGTTTGTGGAAGATAACTGGGAAGATGCGACGGTGGGCGCTTGGGGTACTGGTTGGGAAGTTTGGTTGGATGGGATGGAAATTACTCAGTTTACTTATTTCCAGCAGTGTGGGGGTATTGATTGCCGTCCGGTGTCCATTGAGATTACTTATGGTTTAGAGCGATTGGCAATGTATCTGCAAGAGGTGGAGGCGATTACGAAGATTCATTGGACGGATGATATTACTTATGGTGATGTGTTTCTGCAAAATGAGATTGAGCAGAGTACCTATAATTTTGAAGCGTCTAATCCTGAGTTGCTGCTGACGTTGTTTAATTTGTATGAGCAGGAAGCTAGTCAGTTAACGGAGAGGGGTTTGGTTTTACCTAGCTTGGATTATGTGATGAAGTGTTCGCACACGTTCAATTTGCTGGATGCGAGAGGTGTAATTTCTGTAACTGAACGCACTCGTTACATTGCAAGGATTCGTCATTTGGCGCGGAAGGTGGCTAATTTATATGTTGAACAAAGGGAGAAGTTGGGTTTCCCTTTGCTAAAAAATGTCCCAGTTGCACGGTAG
- a CDS encoding class I SAM-dependent methyltransferase, whose product MNNFVTAKNSWDATLYQDKHDFVWQYGEDLLQLLNPQPGEYILDLGCGTGQLTEKIAQAGAEVLGTDNAATMIEKARQNYPHLHFDVADARNFRVDKPLEAVFSNAMLHWVKEPEAAIASIHQALKSGGRFVAEFGGKGNIQNIIEALYNALETLGIYNPQALNPWYFPSIGEYVNILEKQGFDVTYAALFNRPTTLAEGEFGMANWIQMFASAFLAGLTPDQQVQLIREVEATLQNKLYHQESWTADYRRIRIVAIKAQ is encoded by the coding sequence ATGAATAATTTTGTGACAGCCAAAAATTCTTGGGATGCAACTTTATATCAAGATAAACACGATTTCGTATGGCAATATGGCGAAGACTTGCTGCAATTACTCAATCCCCAACCTGGAGAATATATTTTAGATTTAGGTTGCGGTACTGGACAACTGACGGAAAAAATTGCCCAGGCTGGTGCAGAGGTTTTGGGAACTGATAATGCAGCCACAATGATTGAGAAGGCTAGACAAAACTATCCTCATTTGCATTTCGATGTTGCTGATGCGCGAAACTTTCGAGTAGATAAACCATTAGAGGCCGTATTTTCCAATGCCATGCTGCATTGGGTAAAAGAACCAGAAGCAGCGATCGCCAGCATACATCAAGCATTAAAATCAGGAGGGCGCTTTGTAGCTGAGTTCGGTGGTAAGGGTAATATACAAAACATTATTGAAGCTTTATACAATGCTTTAGAAACCCTTGGTATTTATAACCCACAAGCACTAAATCCTTGGTATTTTCCCAGCATTGGTGAATACGTTAATATACTAGAAAAACAAGGATTTGATGTTACCTATGCAGCTTTATTTAACCGTCCCACGACCTTAGCAGAAGGTGAGTTCGGCATGGCAAACTGGATTCAAATGTTCGCCAGTGCTTTTTTAGCAGGACTAACTCCAGACCAACAAGTACAATTAATTCGTGAGGTTGAAGCTACTCTCCAAAACAAACTTTATCACCAAGAATCTTGGACAGCAGATTATAGAAGAATCCGTATAGTCGCTATCAAAGCTCAATAA
- the recJ gene encoding single-stranded-DNA-specific exonuclease RecJ — protein MQWIITATEQPPEWFIQAVKKYVSASKGIYAAQLLWQRGVKEESQLAAFINFKNYQPASAFEFAQEMQLAVARLQQARNKGEKITIWGDFDADGITSTAVLWDGLGQFFQQHQQLNYYIPNRLKESHGLNESGIANLAKQGCTLIVTCDTGSTNIDEIIYAQKLGIDVIVTDHHTLPTERPPVTAIINPRYLPNEHQLFHLSGVGVAYKLIEALYKSLPDVPQNPLEDLLDLVAVGLIADLVQLSGDCRYLAQLGIQRLQTDFQQPPAARRRPGVGRLLELCQRNGDRPTDISFGLGPRINAVSRIQGDASFCVELLTSRDINRCHQLAEVTELANTRRKSLQKDVQAQVTQKLTQLDLSTTSVIVLEDPQWPAGVLGLVAGQVAQETGRPTILLSTEGLGNEEDSSPSPIPNLQLLARGSARSVNSVDLYQLVKHQAHLLHRFGGHPFAAGLSLLAENIPLFTQAINQQLRQTLGSVNLTPAVQADIVVTVADLGKELFLELKLLEPCGMGNPVPKLLIQNCWFENAWHRNQQDWQGKKVQYIKAEFDIRDDSSKNPFPGIWWGHYKDELPIGRCDCIAELDYNTFKKRYEIRLIALRPNPNSELKTQHSTQILDWRNLPNPQYPVPNPQSLILEECPMNWDDLRAWWRRSLYNNQQLVLAWSKPNLQPPQEIWLTLVGIAKYLSRTNQLATRTQILEKLKISDRSLLLGIKALKYWGFTVTRQDRSLQFIWSSNSVVESNADAAIAEFLATISEEQFQQKYFAEVPLSTIVAMVNRV, from the coding sequence ATGCAGTGGATTATAACAGCAACTGAACAGCCACCAGAATGGTTTATTCAAGCAGTGAAAAAGTATGTATCTGCATCTAAAGGGATATATGCAGCACAATTACTATGGCAACGGGGAGTAAAAGAAGAATCACAATTAGCAGCCTTTATTAACTTTAAAAATTATCAACCAGCCAGCGCCTTTGAGTTTGCTCAAGAGATGCAGTTGGCAGTGGCAAGATTACAACAGGCACGCAACAAAGGTGAAAAAATTACCATTTGGGGAGACTTTGACGCTGATGGAATTACTTCGACTGCTGTTTTGTGGGATGGTTTAGGTCAATTTTTTCAGCAACATCAACAGTTGAATTATTACATTCCTAATCGACTCAAAGAATCCCACGGATTGAATGAATCTGGTATCGCTAATTTAGCCAAACAAGGCTGTACATTAATCGTCACCTGCGACACAGGTAGTACAAATATTGATGAAATTATCTATGCCCAAAAATTAGGTATAGATGTCATAGTTACAGACCATCACACCTTACCTACAGAACGTCCACCAGTCACAGCAATTATTAATCCCCGTTATTTACCCAACGAACATCAGCTATTTCATTTATCGGGCGTGGGAGTAGCTTATAAATTAATAGAAGCCCTTTATAAATCCTTACCTGATGTACCCCAAAATCCTTTAGAAGATTTACTCGATTTAGTTGCAGTCGGATTAATCGCTGATTTGGTGCAACTTAGTGGTGATTGTCGTTATTTAGCACAGTTGGGTATTCAGAGACTGCAAACTGATTTTCAACAACCACCAGCCGCCAGGCGTAGACCAGGAGTAGGGCGATTATTAGAATTGTGCCAAAGGAATGGCGATCGCCCCACAGATATTTCTTTTGGTTTAGGACCACGCATTAACGCCGTTAGCCGCATTCAAGGCGATGCTAGTTTCTGCGTAGAACTTTTAACCAGTCGTGATATCAATCGCTGTCATCAATTAGCCGAAGTCACAGAACTAGCAAACACCAGGCGCAAATCTTTACAGAAAGATGTACAAGCACAAGTCACCCAAAAACTCACTCAGTTAGACTTATCCACCACCAGCGTCATTGTCCTTGAAGACCCCCAATGGCCAGCAGGCGTATTAGGCTTAGTCGCTGGACAAGTCGCCCAAGAAACAGGTCGCCCCACTATCTTGTTAAGTACTGAGGGACTGGGCAATGAGGAGGATTCTTCCCCATCTCCAATCCCTAATCTCCAACTCCTCGCTCGTGGTTCCGCCCGTTCAGTGAATTCCGTCGATTTATACCAATTGGTGAAACACCAAGCACATCTATTACATCGCTTTGGCGGTCATCCTTTTGCTGCTGGGTTGAGTTTGTTAGCCGAAAACATCCCTCTCTTTACCCAAGCAATTAATCAGCAACTACGGCAAACCTTGGGTAGTGTCAATCTCACCCCAGCAGTACAAGCAGATATAGTAGTCACAGTTGCAGACTTAGGTAAAGAGCTATTTTTAGAATTAAAACTGCTAGAACCTTGCGGTATGGGCAACCCCGTTCCCAAACTCTTGATTCAAAATTGCTGGTTTGAAAATGCTTGGCATCGCAATCAACAAGATTGGCAAGGTAAAAAAGTACAATATATTAAAGCCGAATTTGATATCCGTGACGACTCCAGCAAAAATCCCTTTCCCGGTATTTGGTGGGGACATTACAAAGATGAATTACCCATAGGTAGATGTGATTGCATAGCGGAATTAGACTACAACACCTTCAAAAAACGCTACGAAATCAGATTAATCGCCCTCCGTCCCAATCCCAACTCAGAACTCAAAACCCAACACTCAACTCAAATTCTTGACTGGCGCAACCTCCCCAATCCCCAATACCCAGTACCCAATCCCCAGTCCCTCATCCTAGAAGAATGCCCCATGAATTGGGATGATTTACGCGCCTGGTGGCGGCGATCGCTCTACAATAATCAACAATTAGTCCTTGCTTGGTCTAAACCCAATCTGCAACCACCGCAAGAAATTTGGTTGACCCTAGTTGGTATTGCCAAATATCTCAGTCGAACAAATCAATTAGCCACCCGCACACAAATTTTAGAAAAACTGAAAATTAGCGACAGAAGCTTACTTTTAGGCATCAAAGCTTTAAAATATTGGGGATTTACAGTCACAAGACAAGACCGGTCTTTGCAATTCATCTGGAGTTCTAATAGTGTAGTTGAAAGCAATGCCGACGCTGCTATTGCAGAATTTTTAGCAACCATCAGCGAAGAACAATTTCAGCAGAAATATTTTGCAGAAGTACCTTTGTCTACTATTGTGGCAATGGTTAACAGGGTTTAA
- a CDS encoding GNAT family N-acetyltransferase: protein MATFDENDIIYVRELGIDDIAPVYHLGEELFTSDLYPYLYRTWDEWEVIGLYNTDPEYCLVAETDGELAGFILGTIITKASWTYGYILWLAVNPKFQRQGVADKLVDKVVARMIEDGARFMLVDTDPTNTPAVKFFNRKGFGNIRQHIFLSMNLSKHPYYGRLIDYEHQKAERAGYRRSRPAIRARKADGGANEVVINPLINETQINDEQSPI, encoded by the coding sequence ATGGCCACCTTTGACGAAAATGATATTATTTACGTGCGTGAATTAGGCATAGATGATATCGCCCCTGTATATCATTTAGGAGAAGAACTATTTACTAGTGATTTATATCCTTACCTTTATCGTACTTGGGATGAATGGGAAGTAATTGGACTATATAACACAGATCCAGAGTACTGTTTAGTTGCCGAGACAGATGGAGAACTAGCAGGATTTATTCTAGGAACTATTATTACCAAAGCATCTTGGACTTATGGATACATTTTATGGCTAGCAGTTAACCCTAAATTTCAACGTCAGGGAGTTGCTGACAAATTAGTTGATAAAGTCGTTGCTCGTATGATCGAAGATGGGGCGCGATTTATGCTAGTAGATACTGACCCCACAAATACACCAGCAGTTAAATTTTTCAACCGCAAAGGTTTTGGCAATATCCGCCAACATATCTTCCTATCAATGAATTTAAGCAAGCATCCATATTATGGCAGACTAATTGACTACGAACATCAAAAAGCTGAGAGAGCAGGTTATAGACGTTCTCGTCCTGCCATTCGCGCACGTAAAGCAGATGGAGGTGCTAACGAGGTAGTCATTAATCCCTTAATCAATGAAACCCAAATTAATGATGAACAAAGTCCAATTTAG
- a CDS encoding PD-(D/E)XK nuclease family protein, with product MLTTDNQLIRLSQGQLNLLETCPRKFQHTHLEHLNSPSDPDHTDKLTLGSRFHLLMQQQEMGLPIDSFLQADTQLQNWMSGFANAAPEILTPATDRQIFRESEHYRTLQFQDYLLTVIYDLLIADHQQAQILDWKTYPKPPDKRKLAQNWQTRLYMYVLAETSQYSPENISMTYWFVQSQGKPQNIQFSYSNNLHVQTAKKLHQLLGQLTQWLNSYQQGTLFPQVPVNSKACDYCQFAKKCDGLRPTIGDRLLPTIGHKLNSSESNSLEITAPAINKSFPALDAIEEVSL from the coding sequence ATGCTGACAACTGACAATCAATTAATACGTCTGTCCCAAGGACAACTGAATTTACTCGAAACCTGTCCGCGTAAATTTCAACATACCCACTTAGAACATCTCAACTCACCTTCAGATCCCGACCATACGGACAAACTAACTTTAGGTAGCCGCTTTCACTTGTTAATGCAGCAACAAGAAATGGGTCTGCCAATTGATAGTTTCTTGCAAGCTGATACCCAACTACAAAACTGGATGTCTGGTTTTGCTAATGCAGCACCAGAAATTCTCACCCCAGCAACCGATAGACAAATTTTCCGAGAAAGTGAACACTACCGCACTCTACAATTTCAAGACTATTTGCTCACTGTTATCTATGATTTATTAATTGCAGACCACCAACAAGCTCAAATTCTCGACTGGAAAACATATCCTAAACCACCAGACAAGCGCAAGTTAGCCCAGAATTGGCAAACGCGTTTATATATGTATGTATTAGCTGAAACTAGCCAATACTCACCCGAAAATATTTCTATGACTTACTGGTTTGTACAATCTCAAGGCAAGCCCCAAAATATTCAATTTAGTTATAGTAATAATTTACACGTTCAAACAGCGAAAAAACTTCATCAATTACTAGGTCAATTAACTCAATGGCTGAATAGTTATCAACAAGGGACTTTATTTCCCCAAGTACCAGTAAATAGTAAAGCCTGTGATTATTGCCAATTTGCTAAAAAATGCGATGGGCTACGCCCCACCATTGGTGATCGTCTCCTACCGACAATCGGACATAAACTAAATAGTAGCGAATCAAATTCTCTGGAAATCACAGCACCAGCAATCAATAAATCTTTCCCTGCTCTCGATGCTATTGAAGAAGTATCACTTTAG
- a CDS encoding phosphoribosyltransferase gives MLFKDRTVAGQVLAKKLADYANRSNVLVLALPRGGVPVGFEVARALNAPLDVLVVRKLGVPDNEELAMGAIASGGVRILNQSIVNDIQISDEVIARVAVQEERELERRESMYRGDRPFPNLKGQTVILVDDGLATGATMWAAIIAVRQQQPKEIVIAVPVAAPETCEEMQSKVEKIFCANTPSPFYSVGMWYEKFPQTTDDEVRELLNKANNNHEPLLSGN, from the coding sequence ATGCTATTTAAAGATCGGACAGTAGCAGGTCAAGTTTTGGCTAAAAAATTAGCAGATTATGCTAATCGCTCCAATGTGTTGGTTTTAGCCTTACCTAGAGGTGGTGTACCTGTTGGTTTTGAAGTGGCTAGGGCTTTAAATGCTCCCTTGGATGTGCTGGTAGTGCGTAAACTGGGTGTACCAGACAATGAAGAATTAGCAATGGGGGCTATCGCTTCTGGTGGTGTACGGATACTAAATCAAAGTATTGTCAATGACATTCAAATCTCCGATGAAGTCATTGCCAGAGTTGCAGTCCAAGAAGAAAGGGAACTAGAAAGAAGGGAAAGTATGTATCGAGGCGATCGCCCTTTTCCCAATCTAAAAGGACAAACAGTGATTTTAGTAGATGATGGTTTAGCTACTGGTGCAACTATGTGGGCTGCTATAATTGCTGTTCGACAACAACAACCCAAAGAAATTGTGATTGCTGTGCCGGTTGCTGCACCGGAAACCTGTGAGGAAATGCAAAGCAAGGTGGAAAAAATCTTCTGCGCTAATACACCCAGTCCATTTTATAGCGTAGGTATGTGGTATGAGAAGTTTCCACAAACTACGGATGATGAAGTTAGAGAGTTATTAAACAAAGCTAACAATAACCATGAGCCATTATTGTCTGGGAATTAG
- a CDS encoding DUF2267 domain-containing protein, translated as MQHDEFIGQVQHRAHLSSRGDAEVATRATLETLAERLAGNEPNNAAAQLPKGIAQYLQHQDAGAGIRFSLDEFFQRISLKEGVELPQAVHHARAVIEVLTEAISSGEIDDLRSQLPSEFDPLFEAGSQGKMRFNT; from the coding sequence ATGCAGCACGATGAGTTTATTGGACAGGTGCAACATCGCGCCCATCTCAGTTCGCGGGGTGATGCTGAAGTAGCCACCCGTGCTACTTTAGAAACATTAGCCGAACGTTTAGCTGGAAACGAACCGAATAACGCTGCGGCTCAACTACCTAAAGGAATTGCTCAATATCTGCAACACCAAGACGCAGGCGCTGGAATACGCTTTTCTTTAGATGAGTTTTTTCAGCGAATTAGTCTCAAAGAAGGGGTAGAACTACCACAAGCCGTGCATCATGCTCGTGCGGTGATTGAGGTCTTGACTGAGGCTATCAGCTCAGGGGAAATTGATGATCTTCGTTCTCAACTGCCATCAGAATTTGATCCTTTGTTTGAGGCAGGAAGTCAAGGAAAGATGCGATTTAATACTTAA